ATTCTGGGTTCGAATGCTTCTGCCTGCGATGTCCAGTAACATGTGCCCATTGATTTGCCGCGTGAGTCATAATAATTTTTCAGGCGGTTAAAGAATTCGAGATAAATTCCGCTTTTTTGCCTGCTCATATCGTCAATTGTTGAGACTCCTGCTGCGATTGCCTGACCGCCTATCATTGAAGAAGGTTCTACGACGAGGACGGATGCTCCCATTCTAGCTGCTTGTATTGCGGCAGAAATTCCCCCTGTTCCTGCTCCTGCGATTATTACGTCGTAATTGCTGCGTGATTGTTTTGCGTATAAAGTGGTAGAAGTCGAGAATAAAAATATTGCTGTAAATAAAATTAATTTCTTAAACAAATTCAAAGTGTAATAGATCCTCCCGATAAAATAAATTCTGTAAATAATACACCATTAAACATTATAACGGCGGAAAAAATTTTTTTAGCGCGATAAAATGACTCTTGCAATTAATATAGCGCAAATAAATAAAAGAGTCAGAGAAAAATTTTATTTCCTGCTGACTCTCTCTTACAATCGGGGCGAGAGGATTCGAACCTCCGGCCTCATGGACCCGAACCATGCGCGCTCGCCAGACTGCGCTACGCCCCGGTATTATTTTGCTAACAAGGGGCATTCTATCACGTGAATTTATTTGCGTCAAACGCTGATAATTTTTTCTGGAAATGTGATATAGTTAACGCACTTGATGCAATAAATTTATAATTTCACACAACCGCGTGCACATGCAAAAATTTTATAATTATTCACGAAAACTTTTCGAAATATTTTCCAGTAAGAAATTTATTGTACTAATACTTTTACTGATACAAAAAGTTTTAAATTTTTCAGTATTCGCAAGTATTAACAGATAAAAAATTTTTCTTATCGCTAAAAAATTTATTTACACAATAATAAATCAATAAATCATTAGCTAAAGAAAAAAAATATTTGGGTTGCAATATAAATCACTTGAAAAATTTTGAAGTAGGGTGCTTTGCCCTCGCTAAGTTCACAGCCTTTAATAAATTTGCGCGCAGTTCAGTGGGACTCGTAACGCCGTTCACAGTGCCGGATATAAAATTATTGCCGATGTATAATGCTCCGTTTACGACGTGAATCTCATAGGGTGCGAGTTCAAGTTGTAAATATTTGTCGAGAGCTTCACGAATCTGACGCAAAATCGTGCGCGACTCCGGAGTCTTCAATCCTTTAGCAACAACAACGCCGTCAATAGTTAATTGCGCATTCACGTTATTTTCTTTTATGTCAGTGCGTAAGAGTCCAAGCGGATATTTGCGCTCAATGGGAATTTTTCTATCGTGCAAAATTTTTACTGCGTCGGCGAGTCTGTCTTGTGTTCCGGGGTGATTCATGTAGATTCCATATTCAATTATCGGCTGCTTGTATTCTTCGGCCATAAAACGCTCAAAAAGTGTAATCATCCCAGTAGGCGAATAACCTGACTTTATGAGAGCTTCAAGTCCGAGTCTGTCAGCTTCCTTCTCAAGTTCGAGAGTATAAGAACTAGTTATCGCAATCTGCGCAAGACTCGCAAGAACTATCGGTGCGCCCGCTCCTGTTCCGATACCTAATATCATAGCAGCTAATGTAGCAATATTTACTTTGTTCGTGTCAGCTGCCATGCGTAAAGAATGCCTTTGATCCGCGTGAATCATTTCATGTGCCATAACTGCCGCTAATTCTGAGTCAGTCTTGAGGGCTTCAACGATTCCAGTCGTGAAAAAAATAAATCCCCCCGGCAAGCAAAACGCGTTCAAATTTTCTGTCTTGACGAGTCTTACTTCCCAATTTATTCTGCGTTCCATGAAGGGCTCTAACTTGTTTAGAATCATCTCAAGTCTTGAAGTTATTGCAGGATCTGTAATTATTGGCCATTGTTCTTCGATTTGCTTAATTGCTTTGAGGCCGATTTCGCGTTCACGTTCAAGAGTTGTGCTGTTATCTTTATCTGCTGCAAACGAAAAATTTACGAACAATAATAATATAACTGCTGACAATAAAAATTTTCTCATCTAATAAAACGCTCCTCCCATACGTGAATATCTTGCGGCGGCCCGGTGCATTGCTTTACGTTCTGAAATTTTTGACCTTAGCCCGTCTGAATGCTGCTTTAATTGATTTATTGCCTCGTTTTGTGCGCTGATTATGTCTTCTGAAATTTCGCGGGTCTCCTGAACTAATGCGCGTAACTCTGAGTCTTCAGGATATAAAGCTAAAATTTTCGCTCCGAAGCCTTCAGGTGTATTATTATTGACTGGGTCATGAAGTTCTGAGAGTCCCGAACTATAAAGCAAATCACGCCATGAATCAGCGAGTAATTGAAGTTGTGAAATAATTTCGTCCTTCTTAGGTGCGAGCCTGAATAATTCGTCTGTATCGCCATCAAGGGCAATGGCCTCAAGTTCCCTAGAGATCATCGCCCGTAATGTTTTACAAAGTGTTATTTCGCGTGAAATTAACTGCTTTGCCTGCGTTAATATGCTGCTGTTATCCTGCAAGCGTGAAACCTCCGGCTTTGGCTGTCTTTGCGGGTGCTGCTGCTTTGTATGCTGTCTGAGTCGGTGCTGCCGGTTTTGTTGGTGCTGATTCCGGTTTCTTGCCCTCAAGCTCTAAAATCGCGTTCTGCAAATCTTTATCTTCGGGGTGGGCTGCTTGATATTCCTGCAAGAGCTGCACTAATGCGCTTTCCCACGTAGCTTTTAATTCTTCGAGCATTCCGCGCACGACTCTAATATTGTCGGGTTCTTTCTTCATGTTAGCATCAACTAATAATTGATACATGTATTCATAAAGCTGCATTAATTTATCGGCCATTTCTCCGCCCTTATCGCGATTAAGAGTTACCATAAGTTCGCGTATAACTTCCTGAGCGCGTATATTTTCCCTGTTTGCTAAATCGTAGTCAGGTGAACCGCCGTTTTTGCCGAGCATTGCATTTTCTGCCGCGTGACAT
This region of Synergistaceae bacterium genomic DNA includes:
- a CDS encoding M48 family metalloprotease, with product MRKFLLSAVILLLFVNFSFAADKDNSTTLEREREIGLKAIKQIEEQWPIITDPAITSRLEMILNKLEPFMERRINWEVRLVKTENLNAFCLPGGFIFFTTGIVEALKTDSELAAVMAHEMIHADQRHSLRMAADTNKVNIATLAAMILGIGTGAGAPIVLASLAQIAITSSYTLELEKEADRLGLEALIKSGYSPTGMITLFERFMAEEYKQPIIEYGIYMNHPGTQDRLADAVKILHDRKIPIERKYPLGLLRTDIKENNVNAQLTIDGVVVAKGLKTPESRTILRQIREALDKYLQLELAPYEIHVVNGALYIGNNFISGTVNGVTSPTELRANLLKAVNLARAKHPTSKFFK
- the flgN gene encoding flagellar export chaperone FlgN codes for the protein MQDNSSILTQAKQLISREITLCKTLRAMISRELEAIALDGDTDELFRLAPKKDEIISQLQLLADSWRDLLYSSGLSELHDPVNNNTPEGFGAKILALYPEDSELRALVQETREISEDIISAQNEAINQLKQHSDGLRSKISERKAMHRAAARYSRMGGAFY
- the fliS gene encoding flagellar export chaperone FliS, translated to MVNSNNAQFTYQATRITTATKEQLLLITYDIGIKACHAAENAMLGKNGGSPDYDLANRENIRAQEVIRELMVTLNRDKGGEMADKLMQLYEYMYQLLVDANMKKEPDNIRVVRGMLEELKATWESALVQLLQEYQAAHPEDKDLQNAILELEGKKPESAPTKPAAPTQTAYKAAAPAKTAKAGGFTLAG